Proteins encoded within one genomic window of Odocoileus virginianus isolate 20LAN1187 ecotype Illinois chromosome 2, Ovbor_1.2, whole genome shotgun sequence:
- the LOXL3 gene encoding lysyl oxidase homolog 3 isoform X6, with product MYLTTTSTNFFLLFSDQSPSLKPNPKPKWAGGQLRARQDFERILSLFELQSPLILSFQRLLARRQQHSFGLHGVACVGTEAHLSLCSLEFYRANDTIRCPGGAPAVVSCVPSPLYAASSGQKKQQSKPQGEARVRLKGGAHPGEGRVEVLKAGTWGTVCDRKWDLQAASVVCRELGFGSAREALSGARMGQGMGAIHLSEVRCSGQELSLWKCPHKNITAEDCSHSQDAGVRCNLPYTGVETKIRLSGGRSRHEGRVEVQTGGPGSFRWGLICGDGWGTLEAMVACRQLGLGYANHGLQETWYWDSGNITEVVMSGVRCTGTELSLDQCAHHGTHVTCKRTGSRFTAGVICSETASDLLLHSALVQETAYIEDRPLHMLYCAAEENCLASSARSANWPYGHRRLLRFSSQIHNLGRADFRPKAGRHSWVWHECHGHYHSMDIFTHYDILTPNGTKVAEGHKASFCLEDTECQEDVSKRYECANFGEQGITVGCWDLYRHDIDCQWIDITDVKPGNYILQVVINPNFEVAESDFTNNAMKCNCKYDGHRIWVHNCHIGDAFSEEANRRFERYPGQTSNQII from the exons ATGTACCTGACCACTACTTCCACtaacttctttctccttttttcagaCCAGTCACCAAGCTTAAAGCCAAACCCAAAACCCAAATGGGCAGGGGGCCAGTTAAGAG ccAGACAGGACTTCGAAAGAATACTAAGTCTCTTTGAGCTTCAGAGTCCACTTATCTTGAGCTTCCAAAG GCTGCTGGCCCGGCGGCAGCAACACTCCTTTGGTCTGCACGGGGTGGCATGCGTGGGCACGGAGGCCCACCTCTCCCTCTGCTCCTTGGAGTTCTATCGAGCCAATGACACCATCAGGTGCCCTGGGGGGGCCCCTGCGGTGGTGAGCTGTGTGCCAAGCCCTCTCTACGCAGCGTCCAGTGGCCAGAAGAAGCAACAGTCGAAGCCTCAGGGGGAG GCCCGAGTGCGTCTAAAGGGCGGAGCCCACCCAGGAGAGGGCCGGGTAGAAGTCCTGAAGGCTGGCACGTGGGGCACAGTCTGTGATCGCAAGTGGGACCTGCAAGCAGCCAGCGTGGTGTGTCGGGAGCTAGGCTTCGGGAGTGCTCGAGAGGCTCTGAGCGGTGCCCGCATGGGGCAGG GCATGGGTGCCATCCACTTAAGTGAAGTTAGATGCTCTGGACAGGAACTCTCTCTCTGGAAGTGCCCCCACAAGAACATCACAGCCGAAGACTGCTCCCATAGCCAAGATGCTGGTGTCCGATGCAACCTGCCCTACACTGGGGTGGAGACCAAG ATCCGACTCAGCGGGGGCCGCAGCCGCCATGAAGGGCGAGTGGAAGTACAGACAGGGGGCCCAGGCTCCTTTCGCTGGGGCCTCATCTGCGGAGACGGCTGGGGGACACTGGAGGCCATGGTTGCCTGCAGGCAGCTTGGGCTGGGCTATGCCAACCACGGCCTGCAG GAGACCTGGTACTGGGATTCGGGGAATATAACAGAGGTGGTGATGAGTGGAGTGCGCTGCACAGGGACTGAGCTGTCCCTGGACCAGTGTGCTCATCATGGCACCCATGTCACCTGCAAGAGGACAGGAAGCCGTTTTACTGCTGGAGTCATTTGTTCTGAAA CCGCATCAGATCTGCTGTTGCACTCAGCACTGGTGCAGGAGACCGCTTACATCGAGGACCGGCCCCTGCACATGTTGTATTGTGCTGCTGAAGAGAACTGCCTGGCCAGCTCAGCCCGCTCAGCCAACTGGCCCTATGGCCATCGGCGTCTGCTCAGATTCTCCTCCCAGATCCACAACCTGGGACGTGCTGACTTCAGGCCCAAGGCCGGGCGCCACTCCTGGGTGTGGCATGAGTGTCATGG GCATTATCACAGTATGGACATCTTCACTCACTACGATATCCTGACCCCCAACGGCACCAAGGTGGCCGAGGGCCACAAAGCTAGTTTCTGTCTAGAAGACACCGAATGTCAGGAGG ATGTCTCCAAGAGGTATGAGTGTGCCAACTTTGGAGAGCAGGGCATCACTGTGGGCTGCTGGGATCTCTACCGGCATGACATCGACTGTCAATGGATTGACATCACAGATGTGAAACCAGGAAACTACATTCTGCAG GTGGTCATCAACCCCAATTTTGAAGTAGCAGAGAGTGACTTCACCAACAACGCCATGAAATGTAACTGCAAATATGATGGACATCGCATCTGGGTGCACAACTGTCACATTG GGGATGCCTTCAGTGAAGAGGCCAACAGGAGGTTTGAACGCTACCCTGGTCAGACCAGTAACCAGATCATCTAA
- the AUP1 gene encoding lipid droplet-regulating VLDL assembly factor AUP1 isoform X1 translates to MEPPSSPGPERLFDSHRLPGDGFLLLALLLYAPVGFCLLVLRLFLGIHVFLVSCALPDSVLRRFVVRTMCAVLGLVARQEDSGLRDHRVRVLISNHVTPFDHNIVNLLTSCSTPLLNSPPSFVCWSRGFMEMDGQGELVESLKRFCASTRLPPTPLLLFPEEEATNGREGLLRFSSWPFSIQDVVQPLTLRVQRPLVSVTVSDASWVSELLWSLFVPFTVYQVRWLRPVHRQLGEGSEEFALRVQQLVAKELGQTGTRLTPADKAEHMKRQRHPRLRPQSAQSSFPHSPGPSPDVHLASLAQRVKEVLPHVPLGVIQRDLARTGCVDLTITNLLEGAVAFMPEDITEGTQSLATASTPKFPSSGPATPQPTALTFAKSSWARQESLQERKQALYEYARRRFTERQAQEAD, encoded by the exons ATGGAGCCTCCCTCGTCGCCGGGGCCGGAGCGGCTCTTTGATTCGCACCG GCTCCCGGGTGACGGCTTCCTGCTCCTCGCGCTACTACTCTACGCTCCAGTCGGGTTCTGCCTCCTCGTCCTGCGCCTGTTTCTTGGGATCCACGTCTTCCTAGTCAGCTGCGCGCTACCAGACAGTGTCCTTCGCAG GTTCGTGGTGCGGACCATGTGTGCAGTGCTGGGGCTTGTGGCCCGGCAGGAGGACTCTGGACTCCGGGATCACCGTGTCAGGGTCCTCATTTCCAACCACGTGACACCTTTCGACCACAACATAGTCAATCTGCTCACCAGCTGTAGCACC CCTCTACTCAATAGTCCCCCAAGCTTTGTGTGCTGGTCTCGGGGCTTTATGGAGATGGATGGTCAGGGGGAGTTGGTGGAGTCACTCAAGAGATTCTGTGCTTCAACACGGCTTCCCCCTACCCCTCTGCTGCTATTCCCCGAGGAAGAAGCCACCAATGGCCGGGAGGGGCTCCTGCGCTTCAG TTCCTGGCCGTTTTCTATCCAGGATGTGGTACAGCCTCTTACCCTGCGAGTCCAGAGACCCCTTGTCTCCGTG ACGGTGTCAGATGCCTCCTGGGTCTCAGAACTGCTGTGGTCACTTTTCGTCCCTTTCACGGTGTATCAAGTAAG GTGGCTCCGTCCAGTTCATCgacagctgggggaggggagtgaagAGTTTGCCCTCCGTGTACAACAG ctggtggccaaagaactgggcCAGACAGGGACACGACTGACTCCAGCAGACAAAGCAGAGCACATGAAGCGACAGCGACACCCCAGATTGCGCCCTCAGTCAG CCCAGTCTTCTTTCCCTCACTCCCCTGGCCCTTCTCCTGATGTGCATCTGGCAAGTCTGGCTCAGAGAGTGAAGGAGGTTTTACCCCATGTTCCACTGGGCGTCATCCAGAGAGACCTAG ccagGACTGGCTGTGTAGACTTGACCATCACTAATCTGCTTGAGGGAGCTGTGGCTTTCATGCCTGAAGACATCACTGAGGGGACCCAGTCCCTTGCCACAGCCTCCACTCCCAAG TTCCCCAGCTCTGGCCCGGCAACCCCTCAGCCCACAGCCCTAACGTTTGCCAAGTCCTCCTGGGCCCGGCAGGAGAGTCTGCAGGAGCGAAAGCAGGCGCTGTATGAATATGCAAGAAG GCGATTCACAGAGAGGCAGGCCCAGGAGGCTGATTGA
- the AUP1 gene encoding lipid droplet-regulating VLDL assembly factor AUP1 isoform X2 has protein sequence MEPPSSPGPERLFDSHRLPGDGFLLLALLLYAPVGFCLLVLRLFLGIHVFLVSCALPDSVLRRFVVRTMCAVLGLVARQEDSGLRDHRVRVLISNHVTPFDHNIVNLLTSCSTPLLNSPPSFVCWSRGFMEMDGQGELVESLKRFCASTRLPPTPLLLFPEEEATNGREGLLRFSSWPFSIQDVVQPLTLRVQRPLVSVTVSDASWVSELLWSLFVPFTVYQVRWLRPVHRQLGEGSEEFALRVQQLVAKELGQTGTRLTPADKAEHMKRQRHPRLRPQSAQSSFPHSPGPSPDVHLASLAQRVKEVLPHVPLGVIQRDLARTGCVDLTITNLLEGAVAFMPEDITEGTQSLATASTPKAFDACLMMMTSQAL, from the exons ATGGAGCCTCCCTCGTCGCCGGGGCCGGAGCGGCTCTTTGATTCGCACCG GCTCCCGGGTGACGGCTTCCTGCTCCTCGCGCTACTACTCTACGCTCCAGTCGGGTTCTGCCTCCTCGTCCTGCGCCTGTTTCTTGGGATCCACGTCTTCCTAGTCAGCTGCGCGCTACCAGACAGTGTCCTTCGCAG GTTCGTGGTGCGGACCATGTGTGCAGTGCTGGGGCTTGTGGCCCGGCAGGAGGACTCTGGACTCCGGGATCACCGTGTCAGGGTCCTCATTTCCAACCACGTGACACCTTTCGACCACAACATAGTCAATCTGCTCACCAGCTGTAGCACC CCTCTACTCAATAGTCCCCCAAGCTTTGTGTGCTGGTCTCGGGGCTTTATGGAGATGGATGGTCAGGGGGAGTTGGTGGAGTCACTCAAGAGATTCTGTGCTTCAACACGGCTTCCCCCTACCCCTCTGCTGCTATTCCCCGAGGAAGAAGCCACCAATGGCCGGGAGGGGCTCCTGCGCTTCAG TTCCTGGCCGTTTTCTATCCAGGATGTGGTACAGCCTCTTACCCTGCGAGTCCAGAGACCCCTTGTCTCCGTG ACGGTGTCAGATGCCTCCTGGGTCTCAGAACTGCTGTGGTCACTTTTCGTCCCTTTCACGGTGTATCAAGTAAG GTGGCTCCGTCCAGTTCATCgacagctgggggaggggagtgaagAGTTTGCCCTCCGTGTACAACAG ctggtggccaaagaactgggcCAGACAGGGACACGACTGACTCCAGCAGACAAAGCAGAGCACATGAAGCGACAGCGACACCCCAGATTGCGCCCTCAGTCAG CCCAGTCTTCTTTCCCTCACTCCCCTGGCCCTTCTCCTGATGTGCATCTGGCAAGTCTGGCTCAGAGAGTGAAGGAGGTTTTACCCCATGTTCCACTGGGCGTCATCCAGAGAGACCTAG ccagGACTGGCTGTGTAGACTTGACCATCACTAATCTGCTTGAGGGAGCTGTGGCTTTCATGCCTGAAGACATCACTGAGGGGACCCAGTCCCTTGCCACAGCCTCCACTCCCAAG GCATTCGATGCGTGTTTAATGATGATGACTTCGCAAGCCCTCTGA
- the LOXL3 gene encoding lysyl oxidase homolog 3 isoform X4 has translation MFEKKTFGEDILPYTYPMKGSKLLAVSQERDPRVIVDSLLGMLDVLDVLAKTILKKKPRKLRKRAAKASARRSKPLGRPVTKLKAKPKTQMGRGPVKRQDFERILSLFELQSPLILSFQRLLARRQQHSFGLHGVACVGTEAHLSLCSLEFYRANDTIRCPGGAPAVVSCVPSPLYAASSGQKKQQSKPQGEARVRLKGGAHPGEGRVEVLKAGTWGTVCDRKWDLQAASVVCRELGFGSAREALSGARMGQGMGAIHLSEVRCSGQELSLWKCPHKNITAEDCSHSQDAGVRCNLPYTGVETKIRLSGGRSRHEGRVEVQTGGPGSFRWGLICGDGWGTLEAMVACRQLGLGYANHGLQETWYWDSGNITEVVMSGVRCTGTELSLDQCAHHGTHVTCKRTGSRFTAGVICSETASDLLLHSALVQETAYIEDRPLHMLYCAAEENCLASSARSANWPYGHRRLLRFSSQIHNLGRADFRPKAGRHSWVWHECHGHYHSMDIFTHYDILTPNGTKVAEGHKASFCLEDTECQEDVSKRYECANFGEQGITVGCWDLYRHDIDCQWIDITDVKPGNYILQVVINPNFEVAESDFTNNAMKCNCKYDGHRIWVHNCHIGDAFSEEANRRFERYPGQTSNQII, from the exons ATGTTTGAGAAAAAGACATTTGGAGAAGACATTTTACCCTATACTTATCCAATGAAAGGGTCTAAACTCTTAGCAGTGTCTCAGGAAAGGGACCCAAGAGTTATTGTAGACTCTTTGCTAGGAATGTTGGACGTATTGGATGTTTTGGcaaagaccatcctcaagaagaAGCCAAG AAAGTTGAGGAAGCGAGCGGCCAAAGCCTCGGCCCGACGCTCCAAGCCCCTTGGAAG aCCAGTCACCAAGCTTAAAGCCAAACCCAAAACCCAAATGGGCAGGGGGCCAGTTAAGAG ACAGGACTTCGAAAGAATACTAAGTCTCTTTGAGCTTCAGAGTCCACTTATCTTGAGCTTCCAAAG GCTGCTGGCCCGGCGGCAGCAACACTCCTTTGGTCTGCACGGGGTGGCATGCGTGGGCACGGAGGCCCACCTCTCCCTCTGCTCCTTGGAGTTCTATCGAGCCAATGACACCATCAGGTGCCCTGGGGGGGCCCCTGCGGTGGTGAGCTGTGTGCCAAGCCCTCTCTACGCAGCGTCCAGTGGCCAGAAGAAGCAACAGTCGAAGCCTCAGGGGGAG GCCCGAGTGCGTCTAAAGGGCGGAGCCCACCCAGGAGAGGGCCGGGTAGAAGTCCTGAAGGCTGGCACGTGGGGCACAGTCTGTGATCGCAAGTGGGACCTGCAAGCAGCCAGCGTGGTGTGTCGGGAGCTAGGCTTCGGGAGTGCTCGAGAGGCTCTGAGCGGTGCCCGCATGGGGCAGG GCATGGGTGCCATCCACTTAAGTGAAGTTAGATGCTCTGGACAGGAACTCTCTCTCTGGAAGTGCCCCCACAAGAACATCACAGCCGAAGACTGCTCCCATAGCCAAGATGCTGGTGTCCGATGCAACCTGCCCTACACTGGGGTGGAGACCAAG ATCCGACTCAGCGGGGGCCGCAGCCGCCATGAAGGGCGAGTGGAAGTACAGACAGGGGGCCCAGGCTCCTTTCGCTGGGGCCTCATCTGCGGAGACGGCTGGGGGACACTGGAGGCCATGGTTGCCTGCAGGCAGCTTGGGCTGGGCTATGCCAACCACGGCCTGCAG GAGACCTGGTACTGGGATTCGGGGAATATAACAGAGGTGGTGATGAGTGGAGTGCGCTGCACAGGGACTGAGCTGTCCCTGGACCAGTGTGCTCATCATGGCACCCATGTCACCTGCAAGAGGACAGGAAGCCGTTTTACTGCTGGAGTCATTTGTTCTGAAA CCGCATCAGATCTGCTGTTGCACTCAGCACTGGTGCAGGAGACCGCTTACATCGAGGACCGGCCCCTGCACATGTTGTATTGTGCTGCTGAAGAGAACTGCCTGGCCAGCTCAGCCCGCTCAGCCAACTGGCCCTATGGCCATCGGCGTCTGCTCAGATTCTCCTCCCAGATCCACAACCTGGGACGTGCTGACTTCAGGCCCAAGGCCGGGCGCCACTCCTGGGTGTGGCATGAGTGTCATGG GCATTATCACAGTATGGACATCTTCACTCACTACGATATCCTGACCCCCAACGGCACCAAGGTGGCCGAGGGCCACAAAGCTAGTTTCTGTCTAGAAGACACCGAATGTCAGGAGG ATGTCTCCAAGAGGTATGAGTGTGCCAACTTTGGAGAGCAGGGCATCACTGTGGGCTGCTGGGATCTCTACCGGCATGACATCGACTGTCAATGGATTGACATCACAGATGTGAAACCAGGAAACTACATTCTGCAG GTGGTCATCAACCCCAATTTTGAAGTAGCAGAGAGTGACTTCACCAACAACGCCATGAAATGTAACTGCAAATATGATGGACATCGCATCTGGGTGCACAACTGTCACATTG GGGATGCCTTCAGTGAAGAGGCCAACAGGAGGTTTGAACGCTACCCTGGTCAGACCAGTAACCAGATCATCTAA
- the LOXL3 gene encoding lysyl oxidase homolog 3 isoform X5 — translation MLDVLDVLAKTILKKKPRKLRKRAAKASARRSKPLGRPVTKLKAKPKTQMGRGPVKRQDFERILSLFELQSPLILSFQRLLARRQQHSFGLHGVACVGTEAHLSLCSLEFYRANDTIRCPGGAPAVVSCVPSPLYAASSGQKKQQSKPQGEARVRLKGGAHPGEGRVEVLKAGTWGTVCDRKWDLQAASVVCRELGFGSAREALSGARMGQGMGAIHLSEVRCSGQELSLWKCPHKNITAEDCSHSQDAGVRCNLPYTGVETKIRLSGGRSRHEGRVEVQTGGPGSFRWGLICGDGWGTLEAMVACRQLGLGYANHGLQETWYWDSGNITEVVMSGVRCTGTELSLDQCAHHGTHVTCKRTGSRFTAGVICSETASDLLLHSALVQETAYIEDRPLHMLYCAAEENCLASSARSANWPYGHRRLLRFSSQIHNLGRADFRPKAGRHSWVWHECHGHYHSMDIFTHYDILTPNGTKVAEGHKASFCLEDTECQEDVSKRYECANFGEQGITVGCWDLYRHDIDCQWIDITDVKPGNYILQVVINPNFEVAESDFTNNAMKCNCKYDGHRIWVHNCHIGDAFSEEANRRFERYPGQTSNQII, via the exons ATGTTGGACGTATTGGATGTTTTGGcaaagaccatcctcaagaagaAGCCAAG AAAGTTGAGGAAGCGAGCGGCCAAAGCCTCGGCCCGACGCTCCAAGCCCCTTGGAAG aCCAGTCACCAAGCTTAAAGCCAAACCCAAAACCCAAATGGGCAGGGGGCCAGTTAAGAG ACAGGACTTCGAAAGAATACTAAGTCTCTTTGAGCTTCAGAGTCCACTTATCTTGAGCTTCCAAAG GCTGCTGGCCCGGCGGCAGCAACACTCCTTTGGTCTGCACGGGGTGGCATGCGTGGGCACGGAGGCCCACCTCTCCCTCTGCTCCTTGGAGTTCTATCGAGCCAATGACACCATCAGGTGCCCTGGGGGGGCCCCTGCGGTGGTGAGCTGTGTGCCAAGCCCTCTCTACGCAGCGTCCAGTGGCCAGAAGAAGCAACAGTCGAAGCCTCAGGGGGAG GCCCGAGTGCGTCTAAAGGGCGGAGCCCACCCAGGAGAGGGCCGGGTAGAAGTCCTGAAGGCTGGCACGTGGGGCACAGTCTGTGATCGCAAGTGGGACCTGCAAGCAGCCAGCGTGGTGTGTCGGGAGCTAGGCTTCGGGAGTGCTCGAGAGGCTCTGAGCGGTGCCCGCATGGGGCAGG GCATGGGTGCCATCCACTTAAGTGAAGTTAGATGCTCTGGACAGGAACTCTCTCTCTGGAAGTGCCCCCACAAGAACATCACAGCCGAAGACTGCTCCCATAGCCAAGATGCTGGTGTCCGATGCAACCTGCCCTACACTGGGGTGGAGACCAAG ATCCGACTCAGCGGGGGCCGCAGCCGCCATGAAGGGCGAGTGGAAGTACAGACAGGGGGCCCAGGCTCCTTTCGCTGGGGCCTCATCTGCGGAGACGGCTGGGGGACACTGGAGGCCATGGTTGCCTGCAGGCAGCTTGGGCTGGGCTATGCCAACCACGGCCTGCAG GAGACCTGGTACTGGGATTCGGGGAATATAACAGAGGTGGTGATGAGTGGAGTGCGCTGCACAGGGACTGAGCTGTCCCTGGACCAGTGTGCTCATCATGGCACCCATGTCACCTGCAAGAGGACAGGAAGCCGTTTTACTGCTGGAGTCATTTGTTCTGAAA CCGCATCAGATCTGCTGTTGCACTCAGCACTGGTGCAGGAGACCGCTTACATCGAGGACCGGCCCCTGCACATGTTGTATTGTGCTGCTGAAGAGAACTGCCTGGCCAGCTCAGCCCGCTCAGCCAACTGGCCCTATGGCCATCGGCGTCTGCTCAGATTCTCCTCCCAGATCCACAACCTGGGACGTGCTGACTTCAGGCCCAAGGCCGGGCGCCACTCCTGGGTGTGGCATGAGTGTCATGG GCATTATCACAGTATGGACATCTTCACTCACTACGATATCCTGACCCCCAACGGCACCAAGGTGGCCGAGGGCCACAAAGCTAGTTTCTGTCTAGAAGACACCGAATGTCAGGAGG ATGTCTCCAAGAGGTATGAGTGTGCCAACTTTGGAGAGCAGGGCATCACTGTGGGCTGCTGGGATCTCTACCGGCATGACATCGACTGTCAATGGATTGACATCACAGATGTGAAACCAGGAAACTACATTCTGCAG GTGGTCATCAACCCCAATTTTGAAGTAGCAGAGAGTGACTTCACCAACAACGCCATGAAATGTAACTGCAAATATGATGGACATCGCATCTGGGTGCACAACTGTCACATTG GGGATGCCTTCAGTGAAGAGGCCAACAGGAGGTTTGAACGCTACCCTGGTCAGACCAGTAACCAGATCATCTAA
- the HTRA2 gene encoding serine protease HTRA2, mitochondrial, producing the protein MPRGPVGHLITRVPRGPQFPAFAGRGRSWPPGILGPSVHFWRLQVPASSASSCPPAHVFRAPPLRWAGEEAAEAELMAALRAGRGAGWSLRGWRALGGGRWGKGPLLTPDLRALLTSGTSDPRTRVTYGTPSFRARLSVGVPEPRTCLRSRTSDLRARLIAGTPDPRTPEDSGTPGTRPRVWLAVALGAGGAVLLLFWGGGRGPPAVLASVLGSPPTSPRSQYNFIADVVEKTAPAVVYIEILGRHPFSGREVPISNGSGFVVAADGLIVTNAHVVADRRRVRVRLPSGDTYEAVVTAVDPVADIATLRIQTKEPLPTLPLGRSADVRQGEFVVAMGSPFALQNTITSGIVSSAQRPAKDLGLPQTNVEYIQTDAAIDFGNSGGPLVNLDGEVIGVNTMKVTAGISFAIPSDRLREFLHRGEKKNSWFGISGSQRRYIGVMMLTLTPSILAELQLREPSFPDVQHGVLIHKVILDSPAHRAGLRPGDVILAIGEQLVQNAEDIYEAVRTQSQLAVRIRRGQETLTLYVTPEVTE; encoded by the exons ATGCCTCGCGGACCCGTGGGCCACCTCATAACTCGCGTCCCGCGGGGACCACAATTCCCGGCATTcgcggggagggggcggagtTGGCCTCCCGGAATCCTGGGTCCCAGCGTGCACTTCTGGAGACTTCAGGTACCGGCGTCCTCAGCGTCCAGCTGTCCTCCCGCTCACGTCTTTAGGGCGCCGCCTCTGCGCTGGGCGGGCGAGGAAGCCGCCGAGGCGGAGCTGATGGCTGCACTGAGGGCGGGGCGGGGTGCTGGCTGGAGCCTCCGGGGATGGCGGGCTTTGGGGGGGGGTCGCTGGGGAAAGGGACCCCTGTTGACCCCTGACCTCCGGGCCCTGCTGACGTCAGGAACTTCTGACCCTCGAACCCGAGTGACTTATGGGACCCCCAGTTTCAGGGCCCGGTTATCTGTGGGGGTCCCTGAACCAAGGACATGTCTGAGGTCCCGGACTTCGGATCTTCGAGCACGGCTGATCGCTGGGACCCCAGATCCCCGGACCCCGGAAGACTCAGGGACTCCTGGAACCCGTCCACGCGTGTGGCTGGCGGTGGCGCTGGGCGCTGGAGGGGCAgtgctgttgttgttttggggcggggggcggggaccCCCGGCTGTGCTCGCCTCGGTCCTTGGCTCGCCGCCCACCTCTCCCCGGAGCCAGTACAACTTCATCGCGGACGTGGTGGAGAAGACGGCCCCTGCCGTGGTTTATATCGAGATCTTGGGCCG GCACCCCTTTTCGGGCCGCGAAGTCCCTATCTCGAATGGCTCAGGATTCGTGGTGGCTGCCGATGGACTCATCGTTACCAATGCCCATGTGGTGGCTGATCGGCGCCGAGTCCGTGTAAGGCTGCCTAGCGGCGACACATATGAGGCCGTAGTCACAGCTGTGGATCCCGTGGCAGACATCGCCACCCTGAGGATTCAGACCAAG GAGCCTCTCCCCACGCTGCCCCTGGGGCGCTCGGCGGACGTCCGCCAAGGGGAGTTTGTTGTTGCTATGGGCAGTCCCTTTGCGCTGCAGAACACAATCACCTCCGGCATTGTCAGCTCTGCTCAGCGTCCAGCCAAAGACCTGGGCCTTCCGCAAACCAATGTGGAGTACATCCAGACTGATGCCGCTATTGAT TTTGGAAACTCTGGAGGTCCCCTGGTTAACCTG GATGGGGAGGTGATTGGGGTGAATACCATGAAGGTCACAGCTGGAATCTCCTTTGCCATCCCTTCCGATCGCCTTCGAGAGTTTCTGCATCGTGGAGAAAAGAAGA ATTCCTGGTTCGGAATCAGTGGATCCCAGCGCCGCTACATTGGGGTGATGATGCTGACCTTGACTCCCAG CATCCTTGCTGAACTACAGCTTCGAGAACCAAGCTTTCCTGATGTTCAGCATGGTGTGCTCATCCATAAAGTCATCCTGGACTCCCCTGCTCACCG GGCTGGTCTGCGACCTGGTGATGTGATCTTGGCTATTGGGGAGCAGCTGGTACAAAATGCTGAAGATATTTATGAAGCTGTTCGAACCCAATCCCAACTGGCAGTGCGGATCCGGCGAGGACAGGAAACATTGACCTTATATGTGACCCCTGAAGTCACAGAATGA